The following coding sequences are from one Peromyscus eremicus chromosome X, PerEre_H2_v1, whole genome shotgun sequence window:
- the Nox1 gene encoding NADPH oxidase 1 isoform X1: MGNWLANHWLSVLFLVSWLGLNIFLFVYAFLNYEKSDKYFYTREILGFCNRTLRKPLDHNLIFHKLVAYMICIFTAIHVIAHLFNFERYSRSQQAMDGSLASVLSNLAHEKEGDSWLNPIQSPNTTVMYATFTSVAGLTGVIATTALVLMVTSAVEFIRRNYFELFWYTHHLFIVYIICLGIHGLGGIVRGQTEESIGESHPNNCSNSFLEWDKYEWSCRRPHFVGHPPESWKWILAPIALYIFERILRFYRSQQKVVITKVVMHPSKVLELQMRKRGFSMEVGQYIFVNCPSISFLEWHPFTLTSAPEEEFFSIHIRAAGDWTENLIRTFEQQHSPMPRIEVDGPFGTVSEDVFQYEVAVLVGAGIGVTPFASILKSIWYKFQHADNKLKTQKIYFYWICRETRAFAWFNNLLNSLEQEMEELGKMDFLNYRLFLTGWDSNIAGHAALNFDKATDVLTGLKQKTFFGRPMWDNEFSRIAAAHPKSVVGVFLCGPRTLAKSLRRCCQRYSSLDPRKVQFYFNKETF; encoded by the exons GTTTCTTGGTTGGGTCTCaacatttttctgtttgtgtATGCCTTCCTGAATTATGAGAAGTCTGACAAGTACTTTTACACAAGAGAAATTCTTGGG TTTTGCAACCGCACACTGAGAAAGCCATTGGATCACAACCTCATCTTTCATAAGTTGGTGGCATATATGATCTGCATATTCACAG CTATTCATGTCATTGCACACCTATTTAACTTTGAACGCTACAGCAGAAGCCAGCAGGCCATGGATGGATCTCTTGCCTCTGTTCTCTCCAACCTAGCtcatgagaaagaaggagattcTTGGCTAAATCCCATCCAGTCTCCAAACACG ACAGTGATGTATGCAACATTCACCAGTGTTGCTGGCCTTACTGGAGTGATTGCCACAACAGCCTTGGTGCTCATGGTAACTTCAGCTGTGGAGTTTATCCGTAGGAATTATTTTGAGCTCTTCTGGTATACACATCATCTTTTTATCGTCTATATCATCTGCTTAGGGATCCATGGCCTGGG TGGGATTGTCCGGGGTCAAACAGAGGAGAGCATAGGGGAAAGTCATCCCAACAACTGCTCAAATTCTTTTCTTGAGTGGGATAAGTATGAGTGGAGTTGCAGACGTCCTCATTTTGTGGGGCACCCCCCTGAG TCTTGGAAGTGGATCCTTGCACCGATTGCTCTATATATCTTTGAAAGGATCCTTCGCTTTTATCGCTCCCAGCAGAAGGTTGTGATTACAAAG GTTGTCATGCACCCATCTAAAGTTTTGGAATTGCAGATGCGAAAGCGTGGCTTTAGCATGGAAGTGGGACAGTATATATTTGTAAACTGCCCCTCAATTTCCTTCCTGGAATGGCATCCCTTTACTCTGACCTCTGCTCCAGAGGAAGAATTTTTCTCCATTCATATCCGAGCAGCAGGGGACTGGACAGAAAATCTCATAAGGACATTTGAACAACAGCACTCACCAATGCCCAG GATTGAGGTGGATGGTCCCTTCGGCACAGTCAGTGAAGATGTTTTCCAGTATGAAGTGGCTGTATTGGTTGGGGCAGGGATTGGGGTCACCCCCTTTGCTTCCATCTTGAAATCTATCTGGTACAAATTCCAGCATGCAGACAACAAGCTCAAAACACAAAAG ATCTATTTCTACTGGATCTGCAGAGAGACACGTGCTTTTGCCTGGTTCAACAACttattgaattccctggaacaaGAGATGGAGGAATTAGGCAAAATGGATTTCCTAAACTACCGTCTCTTTCTCACTGGCTGGGATAGCAACATT GCTGGTCATGCAGCATTAAACTTTGACAAAGCCACTGACGTCCTGACAGGTCTGAAACAGAAGACCTTCTTTGGGAGACCAATGTGGGACAATGAGTTCTCCAGAATAGCTGCTGCTCACCCCAA GTCAGTAGTGGGGGTTTTCTTATGCGGCCCTCGGACTCTGGCGAAGAGCCTGCGCAGATGCTGTCAGCGATACTCAAGTCTGGATCCTAGGAAGGTTCAATTCTACTTCAACAAAGAAACGTTCTGA
- the Nox1 gene encoding NADPH oxidase 1 isoform X3, whose translation MEAPNFHLTMGNWLANHWLSVLFLVSWLGLNIFLFVYAFLNYEKSDKYFYTREILGTALAFARASAFCLNFNSMVILLPVCRNLLSFLRGTCSFCNRTLRKPLDHNLIFHKLVAYMICIFTAIHVIAHLFNFERYSRSQQAMDGSLASVLSNLAHEKEGDSWLNPIQSPNTTVMYATFTSVAGLTGVIATTALVLMVTSAVEFIRRNYFELFWYTHHLFIVYIICLGIHGLGGIVRGQTEESIGESHPNNCSNSFLEWDKYEWSCRRPHFVGHPPESWKWILAPIALYIFERILRFYRSQQKVVITKVVMHPSKVLELQMRKRGFSMEVGQYIFVNCPSISFLEWHPFTLTSAPEEEFFSIHIRAAGDWTENLIRTFEQQHSPMPRIEVDGPFGTVSEDVFQYEVAVLVGAGIGVTPFASILKSIWYKFQHADNKLKTQKIYFYWICRETRAFAWFNNLLNSLEQEMEELGKMDFLNYRLFLTGWDSNIAGHAALNFDKATDVLTGLKQKTFFGRPMWDNEFSRIAAAHPKSVVGVFLCGPRTLAKSLRRCCQRYSSLDPRKVQFYFNKETF comes from the exons GTTTCTTGGTTGGGTCTCaacatttttctgtttgtgtATGCCTTCCTGAATTATGAGAAGTCTGACAAGTACTTTTACACAAGAGAAATTCTTGGG aCTGCCTTGGCCTTTGCCCGagcctctgctttctgcttgAATTTTAACAGCATGGTgatcctgcttcctgtgtgtcgtAATCTGCTCTCCTTCCTGAGGGGTACCTGCTCA TTTTGCAACCGCACACTGAGAAAGCCATTGGATCACAACCTCATCTTTCATAAGTTGGTGGCATATATGATCTGCATATTCACAG CTATTCATGTCATTGCACACCTATTTAACTTTGAACGCTACAGCAGAAGCCAGCAGGCCATGGATGGATCTCTTGCCTCTGTTCTCTCCAACCTAGCtcatgagaaagaaggagattcTTGGCTAAATCCCATCCAGTCTCCAAACACG ACAGTGATGTATGCAACATTCACCAGTGTTGCTGGCCTTACTGGAGTGATTGCCACAACAGCCTTGGTGCTCATGGTAACTTCAGCTGTGGAGTTTATCCGTAGGAATTATTTTGAGCTCTTCTGGTATACACATCATCTTTTTATCGTCTATATCATCTGCTTAGGGATCCATGGCCTGGG TGGGATTGTCCGGGGTCAAACAGAGGAGAGCATAGGGGAAAGTCATCCCAACAACTGCTCAAATTCTTTTCTTGAGTGGGATAAGTATGAGTGGAGTTGCAGACGTCCTCATTTTGTGGGGCACCCCCCTGAG TCTTGGAAGTGGATCCTTGCACCGATTGCTCTATATATCTTTGAAAGGATCCTTCGCTTTTATCGCTCCCAGCAGAAGGTTGTGATTACAAAG GTTGTCATGCACCCATCTAAAGTTTTGGAATTGCAGATGCGAAAGCGTGGCTTTAGCATGGAAGTGGGACAGTATATATTTGTAAACTGCCCCTCAATTTCCTTCCTGGAATGGCATCCCTTTACTCTGACCTCTGCTCCAGAGGAAGAATTTTTCTCCATTCATATCCGAGCAGCAGGGGACTGGACAGAAAATCTCATAAGGACATTTGAACAACAGCACTCACCAATGCCCAG GATTGAGGTGGATGGTCCCTTCGGCACAGTCAGTGAAGATGTTTTCCAGTATGAAGTGGCTGTATTGGTTGGGGCAGGGATTGGGGTCACCCCCTTTGCTTCCATCTTGAAATCTATCTGGTACAAATTCCAGCATGCAGACAACAAGCTCAAAACACAAAAG ATCTATTTCTACTGGATCTGCAGAGAGACACGTGCTTTTGCCTGGTTCAACAACttattgaattccctggaacaaGAGATGGAGGAATTAGGCAAAATGGATTTCCTAAACTACCGTCTCTTTCTCACTGGCTGGGATAGCAACATT GCTGGTCATGCAGCATTAAACTTTGACAAAGCCACTGACGTCCTGACAGGTCTGAAACAGAAGACCTTCTTTGGGAGACCAATGTGGGACAATGAGTTCTCCAGAATAGCTGCTGCTCACCCCAA GTCAGTAGTGGGGGTTTTCTTATGCGGCCCTCGGACTCTGGCGAAGAGCCTGCGCAGATGCTGTCAGCGATACTCAAGTCTGGATCCTAGGAAGGTTCAATTCTACTTCAACAAAGAAACGTTCTGA
- the Nox1 gene encoding NADPH oxidase 1 isoform X2 — protein MGNWLANHWLSVLFLVSWLGLNIFLFVYAFLNYEKSDKYFYTREILGTALAFARASAFCLNFNSMVILLPVCRNLLSFLRGTCSFCNRTLRKPLDHNLIFHKLVAYMICIFTAIHVIAHLFNFERYSRSQQAMDGSLASVLSNLAHEKEGDSWLNPIQSPNTTVMYATFTSVAGLTGVIATTALVLMVTSAVEFIRRNYFELFWYTHHLFIVYIICLGIHGLGGIVRGQTEESIGESHPNNCSNSFLEWDKYEWSCRRPHFVGHPPESWKWILAPIALYIFERILRFYRSQQKVVITKVVMHPSKVLELQMRKRGFSMEVGQYIFVNCPSISFLEWHPFTLTSAPEEEFFSIHIRAAGDWTENLIRTFEQQHSPMPRIEVDGPFGTVSEDVFQYEVAVLVGAGIGVTPFASILKSIWYKFQHADNKLKTQKAGHAALNFDKATDVLTGLKQKTFFGRPMWDNEFSRIAAAHPKSVVGVFLCGPRTLAKSLRRCCQRYSSLDPRKVQFYFNKETF, from the exons GTTTCTTGGTTGGGTCTCaacatttttctgtttgtgtATGCCTTCCTGAATTATGAGAAGTCTGACAAGTACTTTTACACAAGAGAAATTCTTGGG aCTGCCTTGGCCTTTGCCCGagcctctgctttctgcttgAATTTTAACAGCATGGTgatcctgcttcctgtgtgtcgtAATCTGCTCTCCTTCCTGAGGGGTACCTGCTCA TTTTGCAACCGCACACTGAGAAAGCCATTGGATCACAACCTCATCTTTCATAAGTTGGTGGCATATATGATCTGCATATTCACAG CTATTCATGTCATTGCACACCTATTTAACTTTGAACGCTACAGCAGAAGCCAGCAGGCCATGGATGGATCTCTTGCCTCTGTTCTCTCCAACCTAGCtcatgagaaagaaggagattcTTGGCTAAATCCCATCCAGTCTCCAAACACG ACAGTGATGTATGCAACATTCACCAGTGTTGCTGGCCTTACTGGAGTGATTGCCACAACAGCCTTGGTGCTCATGGTAACTTCAGCTGTGGAGTTTATCCGTAGGAATTATTTTGAGCTCTTCTGGTATACACATCATCTTTTTATCGTCTATATCATCTGCTTAGGGATCCATGGCCTGGG TGGGATTGTCCGGGGTCAAACAGAGGAGAGCATAGGGGAAAGTCATCCCAACAACTGCTCAAATTCTTTTCTTGAGTGGGATAAGTATGAGTGGAGTTGCAGACGTCCTCATTTTGTGGGGCACCCCCCTGAG TCTTGGAAGTGGATCCTTGCACCGATTGCTCTATATATCTTTGAAAGGATCCTTCGCTTTTATCGCTCCCAGCAGAAGGTTGTGATTACAAAG GTTGTCATGCACCCATCTAAAGTTTTGGAATTGCAGATGCGAAAGCGTGGCTTTAGCATGGAAGTGGGACAGTATATATTTGTAAACTGCCCCTCAATTTCCTTCCTGGAATGGCATCCCTTTACTCTGACCTCTGCTCCAGAGGAAGAATTTTTCTCCATTCATATCCGAGCAGCAGGGGACTGGACAGAAAATCTCATAAGGACATTTGAACAACAGCACTCACCAATGCCCAG GATTGAGGTGGATGGTCCCTTCGGCACAGTCAGTGAAGATGTTTTCCAGTATGAAGTGGCTGTATTGGTTGGGGCAGGGATTGGGGTCACCCCCTTTGCTTCCATCTTGAAATCTATCTGGTACAAATTCCAGCATGCAGACAACAAGCTCAAAACACAAAAG GCTGGTCATGCAGCATTAAACTTTGACAAAGCCACTGACGTCCTGACAGGTCTGAAACAGAAGACCTTCTTTGGGAGACCAATGTGGGACAATGAGTTCTCCAGAATAGCTGCTGCTCACCCCAA GTCAGTAGTGGGGGTTTTCTTATGCGGCCCTCGGACTCTGGCGAAGAGCCTGCGCAGATGCTGTCAGCGATACTCAAGTCTGGATCCTAGGAAGGTTCAATTCTACTTCAACAAAGAAACGTTCTGA